Proteins from one Veillonellales bacterium genomic window:
- a CDS encoding 2-oxoacid:acceptor oxidoreductase family protein, with product INSSLIDHAPKRTDITAYKIPANDIAAELGNPKVTNMVVLGAIIAAAGTVKAESVRKAFAKIFAKKPQLFAINEKAIQSGIDYISGKR from the coding sequence TATAAACAGCTCGCTTATTGACCATGCTCCTAAGCGGACCGACATTACCGCTTATAAAATTCCGGCAAATGATATCGCGGCAGAATTGGGGAATCCCAAGGTAACCAATATGGTGGTTCTTGGCGCAATCATTGCCGCTGCCGGAACAGTGAAGGCCGAGTCAGTACGTAAGGCCTTTGCCAAAATATTTGCGAAAAAACCGCAGCTGTTTGCAATCAATGAAAAAGCAATTCAAAGCGGTATTGATTATATTTCCGGTAAGCGTTAA